The Dokdonia donghaensis DSW-1 DNA window AGGCGCTACTAACTACTTGAGTCTTGCTCAAGAACTTATTACAAAAAACAATAGCTAACAAATGGCTAAAGCAACAAAAAAACAAGCACTAGGACGTGGTCTCTCGGCTCTGCTCAAAGACCCTGCAAATGATATAAACAGTGCAGAAGATAAAAATGCAGACAAGGTTGTAGGTAACATCGTAGAGTTAGATCTAGAAGATATAGATGTAAACCCGTTCCAACCGCGTACTAGCTTTAATGAGGAAACGCTGAGAGAGCTTGCCTCATCTATAAAAGAGCTAGGGGTAATACAACCTATCACGGTACGTAAGATAAGCTTTGGTAAATATCAACTTGTATCTGGAGAGCGTCGTTATAGAGCGTCTAAGCTTATAGGTAACAAAACAGTACCTGCATATATACGTATTGCAAATGATAACGAGAGCCTCACGATGGCCCTTGTTGAAAATATACAGCGTCAAGATCTTGACCCTATAGAGATTGCCCTTTCATACCAGCGCTTAATAGACGAGATAAACCTCACGCAAGAGCAAATGAGTGATCGCGTGGGTAAAAATCGCTCTACCATCACAAACTATTTGAGACTACTTAAACTAGACCCAATAGTACAAACAGGTATGCGAGATGGTTTCTTATCTATGGGGCACGGTCGTGCACTCATAAATATAGAAAACACTGGTGACCAGCTAGATATATACGAGAAGATTTTACAAGAAAAGCTCTCTGTGAGACAAACAGAAGCCCTTGTAAAAAACTATCACGCTACGGCAAATATTGA harbors:
- a CDS encoding ParB/RepB/Spo0J family partition protein is translated as MAKATKKQALGRGLSALLKDPANDINSAEDKNADKVVGNIVELDLEDIDVNPFQPRTSFNEETLRELASSIKELGVIQPITVRKISFGKYQLVSGERRYRASKLIGNKTVPAYIRIANDNESLTMALVENIQRQDLDPIEIALSYQRLIDEINLTQEQMSDRVGKNRSTITNYLRLLKLDPIVQTGMRDGFLSMGHGRALINIENTGDQLDIYEKILQEKLSVRQTEALVKNYHATANIETPAKEETPKFIKKGTKDFAEYFGAKVDIKVSKNGRGKITIPFSSEEDFSRLQKLIKGAK